Sequence from the Deltaproteobacteria bacterium genome:
GAAACGGGAACAGTGAGCGCTCTCTTCAGGGACTGCGGTATGGACATTTCCGAAGCGCTTCTCTTCGGTATCGGCGGAGGCCTTTTTTTCGTACACCTCCCCTTTCTGAAAATGGGTGACATACCACTTACAGCCTACAGGGATGCTCCGGGAACAATAATTAAAAACGTTTGCAAACGTCTCAAAATCCCCATGAAGTATCGCAAGTTCAGAAGCGAAAAGGAAGGCATGGACGTGATGGATGAAATGCTATCATCGGGCAACGCCGTGGGACTAAGAACAAGTGTCTACTATCTCCCCTACTTTCCCCCCGACATGCGTTTCCAGTTCAATGCCCATCACCTTGTCGTTTTCGACAGGGAGGACGATGACTACTTCATTAGTGATCCCGTCTTCGACCATATCGTCACCTGTTCTTATGATGACCTGAGAAGGTCGCGCTTTGCCAAGGGGACCTTTGCCCCCAAAGGATACATGTTCTACCCCTCTTCACTCCCCCAAAATCCCGACTTGAGCGGCGCTATCAGGAAGAGCATTGCCTATATGTCGAAAAGGATGCTTTATGCGCCCATTCCCTTCATCGGTATCAGGGGAATCCGCTACCTTTCCAAAAGAGTCCGCAAATGGCCTGCCCTGTTCGGCTCCGAAAAGGCGCTTGTCAATGTGGGAACAGTGGTAAGAATGCAGGAAGAAATCGGTACGGGAGGCGCCGGATTCCGGTATATGTACACGGCATTTTTGCAGGAGGCTGCTGAGATTACCCGTAACAAGGCCCTCTCGGAGGCTTCGCAAATGATGGCCGAGACAGGAGACAAATGGCGTGAATTTGCCGTCATAGGAGCCCGCATGTGCAAAACCAACGACCATTCGCAGGAATCTTACAATGCCCTTTCCGACAAAATCATGGAAGTTTCAAAGCGGGAAGAAGAGATTTACAGGTTTCTCAAAAAAAATATCTAGGTTCAGCTTCAATTGTGACTTTGGCAGGAGAGCTTACCTCAAAACAATCAGAATTCATGAGAGATATGGAGGAAAGCCGCAAACGACTTCTGTCGCTGATAAAGGATCTCCTCGATCTTGGCAAAATAGAATCAGGCAACGCTGATCTTGACTATTATTCAGTGAATATTAATGATCTTATTGAGAGAAGCATGCTCTTTTTTAAAGAAAAAGTTATGAAAAAAACCTCCATTTCTTAATAGATGCGGAAGAAGACATGGGGACTCTTGCCGTTGATGAAAGGTTAGTAAAGCAGGTGCTTGTCAACCTCATCTCCAATGCCGCCAAGTTTACTCCCCGCATGGCACTATCAGGATTGGCGCCATGTTACATAAAGCGGACGAAAAAATTGAATTCTACGTGAAAGAAGACTCAAACTAAAGTCTCACTGCATTCTCGCCACTTCAAGCACCCCCTTCACTTCTCCTTTTCAAGCGGTTCATAATATCGCTCCCCTTGGTAATCGTCTTATAGCTGTCATAGTTCCAGAAAAAAGAAATACCTGTGCTGAACATGCTTTTCGTCTTTACAAATGTTCTAATCCCTCTTTTGAGGGAAGCGCCGAAGGAAGAGACGGCGCTGTATGAATCGACAAGGCCCTGGTAAAGCTCTTCAGGAGACATGTTTTTCGGTTCAAAAACGGGCTCAAAGAGGTTGTAATATTCCCAGTCGTGAGGATAGTCCTTAAAAAGCAGCCTCCCCTCAGCATCCAATTGACTGTAAAGCGCCGTTCCCGGCAAGGGCGTCTGGATGCTTAGCTGAACGGCATCGAGACCCGAATCCATAATAAAATCTACCGTCCTTTTAAAGCTGTCATTGTTATCATAATCGGTGCCGAGAATAATCCCCCCGACAATGGCCATGCCGTGATCATGGATTTTATTGATAGCATCCTTAAAGTTCATCGTATTGGGCCTTAAATTCATGGACTTATTCATACTGGTGAGCGCCTCTGCATCAATCGATTCAAAGCCGATAAGAAAGCCCCTGGCGCCACTCTTCCAGGCCGCCTTCAAAAGTCCCTCATGCTCGACAATATTGAGGCAGGTCTGGCCACACCACTCCTTGCCCGTATCTTTAAGCCTTTCAAAGAGCTGAAAGGCCCGCTCAATATATCTTTTGCCCGATCCGATAACGTTATCATCAATAATGAAAAGTCGCTTATCTTCCATGCTGTTTATTTCATCAATTACCTTATCGATGCTTCTCAACCGGTAGCGGCCGCCGTTAAAAAGAGTCACTGAACAGAAATTGCAGTCATAGGGACAGCCCCGCGAGGTCTGAACAGTCTGCACAAAATAATTCCCCTTGAGCAGGTCCCTCCTTGGACGGGGAAGATTCTCTATGTCGGGCCTGTTGTCCCCTCCCCTGTAGAATTTCTTCATGCTTCCATTTTCAAAATCTTTTAGCAGGTCCTGCCAGAGATACTCCCCTTCGCCAACAACAATGGAATCTGCATATTGGGCCGCCTCATCAGGCACCATGGAGACATGAATTCCTCCCATAACAACGGGTATGCCCCGTGACCTGAAGGCCCTTGCTATTTCATAGGCC
This genomic interval carries:
- a CDS encoding BtrH N-terminal domain-containing protein; protein product: MPRDFDHRHSGHCETGTVSALFRDCGMDISEALLFGIGGGLFFVHLPFLKMGDIPLTAYRDAPGTIIKNVCKRLKIPMKYRKFRSEKEGMDVMDEMLSSGNAVGLRTSVYYLPYFPPDMRFQFNAHHLVVFDREDDDYFISDPVFDHIVTCSYDDLRRSRFAKGTFAPKGYMFYPSSLPQNPDLSGAIRKSIAYMSKRMLYAPIPFIGIRGIRYLSKRVRKWPALFGSEKALVNVGTVVRMQEEIGTGGAGFRYMYTAFLQEAAEITRNKALSEASQMMAETGDKWREFAVIGARMCKTNDHSQESYNALSDKIMEVSKREEEIYRFLKKNI
- a CDS encoding B12-binding domain-containing radical SAM protein, translated to MKKILFISPAYRTKLLENLRVLALPPLNLTIIAAHTPEHYDLEIVDEAVEDINLEAHADIVAITCMTPMAPRAYEIARAFRSRGIPVVMGGIHVSMVPDEAAQYADSIVVGEGEYLWQDLLKDFENGSMKKFYRGGDNRPDIENLPRPRRDLLKGNYFVQTVQTSRGCPYDCNFCSVTLFNGGRYRLRSIDKVIDEINSMEDKRLFIIDDNVIGSGKRYIERAFQLFERLKDTGKEWCGQTCLNIVEHEGLLKAAWKSGARGFLIGFESIDAEALTSMNKSMNLRPNTMNFKDAINKIHDHGMAIVGGIILGTDYDNNDSFKRTVDFIMDSGLDAVQLSIQTPLPGTALYSQLDAEGRLLFKDYPHDWEYYNLFEPVFEPKNMSPEELYQGLVDSYSAVSSFGASLKRGIRTFVKTKSMFSTGISFFWNYDSYKTITKGSDIMNRLKRRSEGGA